In Phyllobacterium zundukense, one DNA window encodes the following:
- a CDS encoding ABC transporter substrate-binding protein, whose product MVGYTKRALALSTALLFAGTTISFADAPAELVEAAKKEGSLTTIALPHDWCGYGDVIAGFKAKYGLEVNELNPDAGSKDEVEAIKANKDNKGPQAPDVIDVGLSFGPDAKKDGLTLPYKVSTWDSIPENIKDAEGHWYGDYYGVMALEVNTDIVKNVPKDWADLLKPEYANTVALAGDPRASNQAILAVQAAGASTGAKPGAEAAEAGLKYFADLNKAGNFVPVIGKSGTLAQGATPIIITWDYNALSGRDTLKGNPPVEVVVPASGVLAGVYVQAISAYAPHPNAAKLWMEYLYSDEGQIGYLKGYCHPARFQDLVKSNKVPKEVLDKLPPAAAYEKAFFPTLDEQAAAKDVITKGWDKVVGANVK is encoded by the coding sequence ATGGTTGGATACACAAAACGCGCGCTCGCACTGTCGACAGCTCTGCTGTTCGCGGGCACAACAATTTCATTCGCTGACGCACCGGCAGAACTGGTCGAAGCCGCGAAGAAGGAAGGCTCACTCACAACGATCGCCTTGCCACATGACTGGTGCGGTTACGGCGACGTCATCGCCGGCTTCAAGGCCAAGTACGGCCTGGAAGTCAATGAGCTGAACCCGGACGCCGGTTCGAAGGACGAAGTCGAAGCGATTAAGGCGAACAAGGATAACAAAGGTCCGCAGGCACCTGATGTTATCGATGTCGGCCTTTCTTTCGGCCCTGACGCCAAGAAAGACGGTCTGACACTGCCTTACAAGGTTTCCACCTGGGATTCGATTCCGGAGAATATCAAGGACGCAGAAGGCCATTGGTATGGTGACTATTATGGCGTCATGGCACTTGAGGTGAACACCGATATCGTCAAGAACGTCCCGAAGGACTGGGCTGACCTGCTCAAGCCGGAATATGCCAACACTGTTGCGCTTGCCGGTGATCCGCGCGCGTCGAACCAGGCGATCCTTGCCGTACAGGCTGCTGGCGCTTCGACCGGTGCAAAGCCTGGTGCCGAAGCTGCCGAAGCTGGTCTGAAGTACTTCGCCGATCTGAACAAGGCTGGCAATTTCGTTCCGGTTATCGGCAAGTCCGGCACGCTCGCCCAGGGTGCAACGCCCATCATCATCACTTGGGACTACAATGCCTTGTCCGGTCGCGACACACTCAAGGGCAATCCGCCCGTTGAAGTTGTTGTACCCGCTTCCGGCGTTCTCGCCGGCGTCTACGTTCAGGCCATCAGCGCCTATGCACCGCATCCGAACGCCGCCAAGCTCTGGATGGAGTACCTCTATTCCGATGAGGGCCAGATTGGTTATCTGAAGGGCTATTGCCACCCGGCACGTTTCCAGGACCTGGTGAAGAGCAACAAGGTACCGAAAGAAGTTCTCGACAAGCTTCCGCCGGCGGCAGCCTACGAGAAGGCATTCTTCCCGACGCTTGATGAACAGGCAGCCGCTAAGGACGTCATCACCAAGGGCTGGGACAAGGTCGTTGGCGCCAACGTCAAATAA
- a CDS encoding DHA2 family efflux MFS transporter permease subunit, with amino-acid sequence MSNATTIGNPAAPAVPDDRIDPKKAIAFLAMVFGMFMAILDIQIVSASLAEIQAGLSASSDEISWVQTSYLIAEVIMIPLSGFLGRLVSTRILFSVSAAGFTAASVLCATATNIDQMIVYRAIQGFIGGGMIPSVFAAAFTIFPPSKRSIVSPMIGLVATLAPTIGPTVGGYLSHAFSWHWLFLVNVIPGIAVAIAAWNLIDFDKGDRSLLNKFDWWGLAAMAAFLGSLEYVLEEGPRNDWLQDHAVYYCSIVMVIGAVTFFYRAFTAEQPIVDLFAFKNLNFAFGSAFSFVLGIGLYGLTYIYPVYLGQIRGYDALMIGEALFVSGLAMFMTAPVAGFLSGRMDPRIMIMLGFLGFAAGTWTMTHLTADWDFHELLIPQILRGCSLMLCMVPINNLALGTLPPSRLKNASGLFNLMRNLGGAVGLAVINQILTDRGAIHYAQLSENVHWGNPEAEDMMATMAQNFASKGLDGPATALSKISGMVHQQALLLSFMDVFYILTMLFASLAIFAIMMRKPGAPAPGGGGGH; translated from the coding sequence ATGTCGAACGCCACCACTATTGGAAATCCGGCAGCACCCGCTGTTCCGGACGACCGGATCGATCCGAAGAAAGCCATCGCCTTCCTGGCGATGGTGTTCGGCATGTTCATGGCCATTCTCGATATCCAGATCGTCTCGGCGTCGCTCGCCGAGATCCAGGCGGGCCTGAGCGCAAGTTCCGATGAGATTTCCTGGGTTCAGACCTCCTATCTGATCGCCGAAGTTATTATGATCCCGCTGTCGGGGTTCCTCGGCCGGCTCGTATCGACACGCATTCTCTTCTCGGTCTCCGCCGCGGGCTTCACTGCCGCCAGTGTCCTTTGTGCCACGGCAACGAACATCGACCAGATGATCGTTTACCGCGCCATCCAGGGTTTTATCGGCGGCGGCATGATCCCGAGCGTCTTCGCGGCAGCCTTCACGATCTTTCCGCCGTCAAAGCGCTCCATCGTCTCGCCGATGATTGGCCTGGTCGCAACGCTTGCGCCGACGATCGGACCAACCGTCGGCGGATACCTCAGTCATGCGTTCTCATGGCATTGGCTCTTCCTCGTCAATGTCATTCCCGGCATTGCCGTAGCGATCGCCGCCTGGAACCTGATCGATTTCGACAAGGGCGACCGCTCGCTGCTCAACAAGTTCGACTGGTGGGGCCTTGCCGCCATGGCAGCCTTTCTCGGCTCGCTTGAATATGTTCTGGAAGAAGGCCCGCGCAATGACTGGTTGCAGGACCATGCCGTTTATTATTGCAGCATCGTCATGGTCATCGGCGCCGTCACATTCTTCTACCGTGCCTTCACGGCGGAACAGCCTATTGTCGATCTGTTTGCATTCAAGAACCTGAACTTTGCCTTCGGCTCGGCCTTTTCCTTTGTTCTCGGCATCGGCCTCTATGGCCTGACCTATATCTATCCGGTCTATCTCGGGCAGATCAGAGGCTACGACGCGCTGATGATCGGCGAAGCGCTCTTCGTTAGCGGCCTTGCCATGTTCATGACAGCACCGGTAGCCGGCTTCCTCTCCGGCCGCATGGACCCGCGCATCATGATCATGCTCGGTTTCCTCGGCTTTGCCGCCGGCACCTGGACCATGACGCATCTGACCGCCGACTGGGATTTCCATGAATTGCTGATCCCGCAGATACTGCGCGGCTGCTCGCTGATGCTGTGCATGGTGCCGATCAACAATCTGGCTCTTGGCACGCTTCCACCCTCGCGGCTCAAGAACGCCTCCGGCCTGTTCAACCTGATGCGCAACCTCGGCGGCGCGGTTGGGCTGGCAGTGATCAACCAGATCCTGACCGATCGCGGCGCCATCCACTATGCCCAGCTTTCCGAGAACGTCCACTGGGGCAATCCGGAAGCGGAGGACATGATGGCCACCATGGCGCAGAATTTCGCGTCGAAGGGCCTTGACGGACCGGCGACCGCGCTCAGCAAGATCTCGGGCATGGTCCACCAGCAGGCGCTCCTGTTGTCGTTCATGGATGTTTTCTACATCCTGACCATGCTGTTTGCCTCGCTTGCAATCTTTGCCATCATGATGCGCAAGCCCGGTGCGCCAGCTCCCGGTGGCGGTGGCGGACACTGA
- a CDS encoding HlyD family secretion protein gives MSVSKATNEAEIRQFPAPAPASKAEAPTKIEAPQPDVTIKTPAPPKRSAKRFVLPVLIIAAVGAGAWYGHEWWTTGRFMVSTDDAYIQGDITAIAPKVTGYIDKINVVANQQVKAGDPLITLDNGDYTIAEEQAEAQIATQKLSLDRINAQTEAAKASLQQAQAGKLAAQAVLTNAQAASVRANQLHATRFASQSQLDDATSALDQAKANIASADAQIATAVANVGVLEAQYKEAEGTVRSLQLAKDKAARDLGFTVIRAPVDGVIGNLAAKTGDLVSPGQRLAALVPVNALYIDANYKETQLRDIVVGQKVGVRVDALSGDTFEGTVASVAPASGAVFSLLPPENATGNFTKVVQRVPVRIALPADVLASGKLQAGLSVVVDVDTRTTPAK, from the coding sequence ATGTCCGTGTCGAAAGCAACGAATGAAGCTGAGATTCGTCAGTTTCCAGCCCCGGCTCCTGCTTCAAAAGCTGAAGCACCAACAAAGATCGAAGCTCCGCAACCCGATGTTACAATCAAGACACCCGCTCCGCCCAAGCGCTCGGCAAAGCGCTTCGTGCTGCCTGTTTTGATTATAGCAGCGGTTGGCGCAGGCGCCTGGTACGGCCACGAATGGTGGACAACCGGCCGCTTCATGGTTTCGACCGACGACGCCTATATCCAGGGCGATATCACGGCGATTGCACCGAAAGTCACCGGTTATATTGACAAGATCAATGTCGTCGCCAATCAGCAAGTGAAAGCCGGTGATCCCCTGATCACGCTCGACAATGGCGACTACACGATCGCAGAAGAACAGGCCGAGGCGCAGATCGCCACCCAGAAGCTGTCGCTCGACCGCATCAATGCCCAGACCGAAGCTGCCAAGGCTTCGCTGCAGCAGGCGCAGGCCGGCAAGCTCGCCGCGCAGGCCGTTCTGACCAATGCACAGGCTGCATCCGTGCGCGCCAACCAGCTGCATGCCACGCGTTTTGCCTCGCAATCACAGCTTGACGATGCGACTTCGGCCCTAGACCAGGCAAAGGCCAATATCGCATCCGCAGATGCACAGATTGCCACTGCGGTTGCCAATGTCGGCGTGCTCGAAGCGCAGTACAAGGAAGCCGAAGGCACCGTCAGGTCGCTGCAGCTTGCCAAGGACAAGGCCGCCCGAGATCTCGGTTTCACTGTGATCCGCGCTCCAGTCGATGGCGTAATCGGCAATCTTGCGGCGAAGACGGGCGATCTCGTCAGCCCAGGCCAGCGCCTCGCCGCCCTTGTTCCTGTCAACGCGCTCTATATCGACGCGAATTACAAGGAAACCCAGCTGCGTGACATCGTTGTCGGCCAGAAGGTTGGGGTTCGCGTTGATGCGCTGTCCGGCGATACGTTTGAAGGCACGGTTGCATCGGTAGCCCCCGCTTCCGGTGCGGTCTTCTCGCTCCTTCCGCCGGAAAACGCCACGGGCAACTTCACCAAGGTCGTTCAGCGCGTGCCGGTTCGTATTGCCCTGCCTGCCGACGTTCTGGCAAGCGGCAAACTGCAGGCTGGCCTGAGCGTTGTTGTCGACGTCGACACACGCACGACACCGGCCAAGTAG
- a CDS encoding TetR/AcrR family transcriptional regulator, with product MSSTKSSVVSSTTASDADFMEAERPSRLGAGQDPAKRQQILEGANRVFSQMGFDAASMNDITREAGVSKGTIYVYFDSKEELFMELCNHYREILFADIYHSLESDGDIRDALIEFGTALATVVTSDVVIRAQRVVIGVAERMPSMSRDFYERGPKRGQALMRALLEKHVAAGRLDIADTELATYQLADLFMSGMFKKRLFGCMDRAPSQELIRKTVTSGVDLFLKAYRRP from the coding sequence ATGTCATCTACTAAGTCATCCGTTGTGTCATCGACGACAGCATCAGATGCGGATTTCATGGAGGCTGAACGCCCGAGCCGCCTGGGAGCGGGTCAGGATCCGGCCAAGCGTCAGCAGATACTCGAGGGTGCCAATCGCGTTTTTTCGCAGATGGGATTCGATGCTGCGAGCATGAACGACATAACGCGTGAAGCGGGCGTATCCAAAGGCACGATCTACGTTTACTTCGATAGCAAGGAAGAGCTCTTCATGGAGCTCTGCAACCATTACCGCGAGATATTGTTCGCCGATATCTACCACTCACTCGAAAGCGATGGCGATATCCGCGACGCGCTGATCGAGTTTGGCACCGCCCTGGCGACTGTGGTTACATCCGACGTTGTCATTCGCGCGCAGCGCGTGGTGATCGGCGTTGCGGAGCGCATGCCGTCGATGAGCCGCGATTTCTATGAAAGAGGCCCAAAGCGCGGGCAGGCCTTGATGCGGGCGCTTCTGGAGAAGCATGTCGCTGCAGGCAGGCTGGATATCGCTGACACGGAGCTTGCCACCTATCAGTTGGCCGACCTTTTCATGTCCGGCATGTTCAAGAAGCGCTTGTTCGGATGCATGGACCGTGCCCCCTCGCAAGAACTGATCCGTAAGACGGTGACGTCCGGTGTTGATCTTTTCCTGAAGGCATATCGACGACCTTGA
- a CDS encoding Fur family transcriptional regulator, whose amino-acid sequence MTSTQELTKNQSLVFNALARADGPLSAYTILDQLRGDGFRAPLQVYRALDKLLDYGMIHRLESINAFVACSHPHSHSHSHGMIAFAICEKCGQVSEFSDDVITGRVREWTTSNGFKQSKTTIEIRGVCANCGTA is encoded by the coding sequence ATGACATCGACGCAGGAGCTGACAAAAAACCAATCGCTGGTTTTCAACGCATTGGCCCGCGCCGATGGGCCGCTCAGCGCCTATACGATCCTCGACCAGCTACGCGGCGATGGCTTTCGTGCCCCGCTGCAGGTGTACCGCGCCCTCGACAAATTGCTCGACTACGGCATGATTCACCGGCTCGAAAGCATCAATGCTTTCGTCGCCTGCTCTCATCCGCACAGCCATAGCCACAGCCATGGCATGATTGCCTTTGCCATTTGTGAAAAATGCGGTCAGGTCTCGGAATTCTCGGACGATGTCATCACCGGGCGTGTCCGCGAATGGACCACCAGCAACGGGTTCAAGCAATCGAAGACAACCATCGAGATTCGCGGCGTTTGCGCCAACTGCGGAACAGCCTGA
- the aztA gene encoding zinc ABC transporter ATP-binding protein AztA, which produces MTEPCLTFRDLTLGYHRHPAVHHLSGSIRRGSLTAVVGSNGSGKSTLMKGIVGVLKPMSGSCIVEKDVRIAYLPQQSELDRSFPARVVDLVSLGLWPKRGLLGRFTSDDREKVSKALMSVGLAGFEKRPIDTLSGGQLQRALFARVLVQDADLILLDEPFNAIDAKTVSDLIELIKRWHGEKRTIMVVVHDLDLVREHFPETLLLARKPIAWGASRETLAPENLLHARQFHEAWEEGAPWCEDDAAHAALHDHGHDHAHSHGHQHHDHDHHHGDDHDHTGPQNGLKQGAA; this is translated from the coding sequence ATGACCGAACCATGCCTGACTTTTCGCGATCTGACGCTGGGCTATCATCGCCACCCGGCCGTTCATCATTTGAGCGGGAGCATCCGGCGCGGATCGCTGACAGCCGTCGTTGGCTCCAACGGTTCGGGCAAGTCGACCTTGATGAAGGGTATCGTTGGCGTTCTGAAGCCGATGTCGGGCTCCTGCATCGTCGAGAAAGACGTGCGCATCGCCTATCTGCCGCAGCAGTCGGAGCTTGACCGGTCGTTTCCGGCGCGCGTCGTCGATCTCGTCTCGCTTGGCCTTTGGCCGAAGCGCGGATTGCTTGGCCGCTTCACATCCGATGACCGGGAAAAAGTATCGAAAGCGCTGATGAGCGTCGGTCTCGCCGGCTTCGAAAAGCGCCCGATCGACACTTTGTCCGGCGGGCAATTGCAGCGCGCCCTGTTTGCGAGGGTGCTGGTGCAAGATGCCGATCTCATTCTGCTCGACGAACCATTCAACGCGATCGATGCCAAGACGGTCAGCGACCTGATCGAGTTGATCAAGCGCTGGCACGGCGAAAAGCGCACGATCATGGTGGTCGTGCACGATCTTGATCTTGTACGCGAACATTTTCCCGAAACGCTGCTCCTGGCGCGCAAGCCGATTGCCTGGGGTGCTTCGCGCGAAACCCTGGCGCCGGAAAATCTGCTGCATGCCCGGCAATTCCATGAAGCGTGGGAAGAAGGTGCGCCGTGGTGCGAGGACGATGCGGCGCATGCGGCACTGCACGATCACGGCCACGATCATGCGCATTCCCATGGCCACCAGCATCACGATCATGATCACCATCACGGCGACGATCATGATCACACCGGTCCCCAAAACGGCTTGAAGCAGGGGGCGGCCTGA
- the aztB gene encoding zinc ABC transporter permease AztB, producing MYDYLIAPFVDYSFMQRALIGSLALALGSCPVGVFLMLRRMSLAGDAMAHAILPGAAVGFLLYGLQIVPMTIGGLVAGVIVALGAGAVSRFTIQKEDASMAAFYLISLALGVLIVSLRGSNVDLMHVLFGTVLALNNEALSLIGMISAISVVTLAIFWRGLVAECLDPLFLRSVSRIGTPVHFIFLALVVINLVGGFQALGTLLAVGLMMLPAAAARFWTSRVGPMCALAIIIGCVSCTVGLLVSYHFAVPSGPAIILSAGAIYLGSILVGSRGILNTRLRPHRHRTA from the coding sequence ATGTATGATTATCTGATCGCGCCTTTTGTCGACTATAGTTTCATGCAGCGCGCGCTTATCGGTTCGCTGGCGCTTGCGCTTGGCTCCTGCCCGGTTGGCGTTTTCCTGATGCTGCGGCGCATGAGCCTGGCCGGGGACGCCATGGCCCATGCGATCCTGCCAGGTGCTGCCGTTGGGTTCCTGCTCTATGGTCTGCAGATCGTGCCGATGACCATTGGCGGTCTGGTCGCGGGTGTCATCGTGGCGCTCGGCGCGGGTGCGGTATCGCGCTTCACCATCCAGAAGGAAGACGCCTCAATGGCGGCGTTCTATCTGATATCACTGGCGCTCGGCGTCCTTATCGTGTCGCTGCGCGGGTCGAATGTCGATCTGATGCATGTGCTTTTCGGGACGGTTCTTGCGCTTAACAATGAAGCGCTGAGCCTGATCGGCATGATCTCCGCAATCAGTGTCGTGACGCTGGCGATCTTCTGGCGCGGGCTCGTTGCGGAATGTCTTGACCCGCTGTTCCTGCGCTCGGTGAGCCGGATCGGGACGCCCGTCCATTTCATCTTTCTGGCGCTGGTGGTCATCAATCTCGTTGGCGGTTTTCAGGCGCTGGGCACCCTGCTTGCGGTCGGGTTGATGATGCTGCCGGCAGCTGCCGCGCGTTTCTGGACATCGCGGGTGGGCCCCATGTGCGCGCTGGCCATTATCATCGGTTGCGTCTCCTGCACGGTGGGCTTGCTGGTCTCCTATCATTTCGCCGTACCATCCGGGCCTGCGATCATCCTCTCCGCGGGCGCAATTTACCTCGGTTCAATCCTCGTCGGCTCACGCGGTATTCTCAATACCCGCTTGCGCCCGCATCGCCACAGAACAGCTTAG